The genomic region CCGACGAGGGCTGAGCGCCACGGCACCGTCCTCGGGCGCGCCGCGGGCGCCCGTTCGGTGGGGGGCCGACCTCTCGGAGCGTCGGCCTGCGCCGCTACCGTGACCTGGCGTCGCGGTCGCCCGACGCGAACCGCACGAAAGCGTCCGAGTGTCTGCCACCAGCGATCGCGTGACCCGGGTGCTTGGTCCACGCCCCCGCCTGCGTGGCTGGATCCACGGTGCGGCGGCGCCCGCGGCGGTCGTCACGGCCGCGATGCTCTGGCAGGCGGCGTCCCCAGGGCTGCCGCGCGTGAGCATCGCCGTCTTCGGGGTGTTCCTGGTCGGGCTGTACCTCGTCTCCAGCGTCTACCACGTCCCGCCGTGGCCCGAGAAGGTCCGCACGTGGCTCGCGCGCGTCGACGTTGCGATGATCCAGTTGTTCATCGCGGCCTCGTTCACGCCCTTCGCCGTGCATGCGCTCGGTGGTGCCTGGCGCACCTGGAGCCTGGTGGTCGCCTGGTCCATCGCCATCGTCGGTGCAGGCGTCGCGATCTCCCCCGCGAAGGGGCCCCGATGGCTCACCGTGGCCGCCTACGCCTCCTTCGGGTCGTTGGCGGCCATCCCGCTGCTGCGGGTCGCGGGCGTGCTGTCCCCCGCCGGACTGGCGTTGGTCGTGGCGGGCGGGCTGATCTATGTCGGCGGTGGCGTGATCTACGCCCGGCAGGGCCCCAACCCGTGGCCGGCATGGTTCGGCTTCCACGAGGTCTTCCACGTCATGGTGGTGGTCGCCAGTGGACTGCACGTCGTGGCGATCTGGCGGTACGCGATCCCGCTCGCCTGAAGCACGATCAGCTGCGCAGGAGGCCGACGCCGAGGGCGACGAGGCCGGCGGCGAGCGCAACCGCTCCGAGGGAGACCAGGACGATGAGGCGGTTGGGCTGCGTCCGCCCCGCCCCCATGCTCGCGAAGAAGAAGCCGCCGGACATCAGCAGCGCTGCTGCGGGCACGCCTGAGCGGGCCACGACACCGACGCCCCCATCGAGGCCGGCCGCGTCGGCGTACAGCAACCCGACCAGCGACAGGACCAGCAGCACGCCGGCATGGGCGTGCCCGGCGCGGGCGAAGGCGAGCTGGAACGGCGTGGCCGGCGCGGCCCCACGCACGACCCGGACCAGGTACATGCCGCCGGTTTCGACCGTCACGAGCGCGAAGAGCAGGATCGCCGCGGTCACACGCGTGGCTTCAGTGAGTTCCATGTGCCCCGCTCCGGTGCGCACCGGCGTGATGCCGATGGTGCCGGTGGATGGTGCGCCGGACGCCAGGCGGCGTCAACGACCGGGGGCGGCCGCGACCTGTCAACGGGCGAGGGCCTGCTCGAGGTCGGCCTGCAGGTCGGCGGGGTCCTCGAGCCCGACCGAGATCCTGATCACGCCGTCGGTGACCCCCATCGCGGCGCGCACCTCCGGGCCGATCCTGTGATGGGTCGTCGAGGCGGGATGGGTCACCAGCGACTTCGCGTCCCCGAGGTTGTTGGAGATGTCGAGGAGGTTGAGGGCATCGATGACGGCGAAGGCGCGTTCGGTGCCACCCGGCACCCAGAACGTCACGATCGACCCGCCGCCGGACATCTGCGTTCGAGCGAGTTGGTGTTGGGGGTGGGACGCCAGCATCGGGTAGCGGACCGTGTCGACGGCGGGATGGTCCTGCAGCCACGCGGCCAGGTGCTGGGCGGTCGCCGTCTGCCGTTCGACGCGAAGCCGCAGGGTCTCGAGGCTCTTGAGCACCACCCAGGCGTTGAAGGGGCTCATGGTGGGGCCGGTGTGCCGCATCAGCGGCTTGAGCTGTTCCTGGACGAACTCGCTCGACCCGAGGATGGCACCGCCGAGCGTGCGGCCATGGCCGTCGAGATGCTTGGTGGTCGAGTACACGACCACGTCGGCGCCCTGTTCCAGCGGCCGCTGCAGGATCGGCGTCGCGAACACGTTGTCGACGATGACCCGCGCCCCTGCCGCATGGGCCAGTTCGCTCACCCGCGCGATGTCCACCAGTTCCTGCGTCGGGTTGGACGGCGTCTCGAAGAACACCGCCTGGGCCGGCGTGGACAGGGCCTGCTCCCACTGCGCGAGGTCGGCGCCGTCGACGAAGTCGGTCTGGATGCCCCATCGCGGGAGGATGGCGTCCAGGACCTGGAAGCACGACCCGAACAGGGCGCGTGAGGCCACGACGCGATCCCCGGCCCGCAGACTCGCCGCGAGCGCGTTGAAGACGGCCGACATGCCGCTGGCCGTGGCCCAGGCGTCCTCGGCGCCTTCGAGCAGACGCAGCCGCTCCTCGAACATCGCGACGGTCGGGTTGCCGAGGCGGCTGTAGATGTAGCGGTCCACGTCACCGGCGAAGGCGGCGGCCGCCTCGGCGGCCGAGCCGTACACGTAGCCGGAGGTGAGGAACATCGCCTCCGACGTTTCGCCGAACGCGCTGCGCTGCGTGCCGCCGCGGACGGCGACGGTGTCAGGCCGCCACCCGTCGGGCGGGGGCGCTCCCTGCTCGTCGGACATCCTGGCTCCTCACGACGGTCCCGTGCACCGCAGCCTACGAGCCGCGACCGAGCGGTGATCCGCGAGCCGGGTAATCAGGCCGGACGGGCCTGGTCGGTGACCCGCGGGAACGGTTGCGTCGAGAACACCGCCTCGACCGGGACACCGAAGAATTCGGCGATCCGCAGGGCGAGGTGCAGGCTCGGGTTGTACTCGCCGCGTTCGAGGTAGCCGACCGTCTGGTAGTGGACACCGAGTGCGTCCGCCAGTTCACGCCGGCTGACGCCCTGCTCGGCCCGGAGCAGGGCGATGCGGTTGTGGACGCCGTCGCTCACCGAACCCACTGACCCGCCTGCTCACGCGCGGCCGCGACCGCCGAGCCGGACTGCCGCTGCGCCATGCGGCGCAACACCTTGGGTGCCACGACACTGCCGGCGACCGCCCAGGCGCTCAGCACGGCGACCGTCTGCCAGCTCCTCCAGGACGCGCCGGCCTCCATGACCAGCGCACCGTCTGGCAGGAACGCCGATCGCATCCCCAGTCCGAGCCAGTAGATGGGAAACACGTGCGCGATCGTGCGGACCCAGCCCCACAGTGCCTGGACCGGGAAGAAGATCCCCGAGATCGCCACCAGGACCAGGACCGGCAGGATCCCCCAGGTGCCGACCTTCTGCACGCCGGGGACGAGCGAACCGATGATGACGCCCAGCGGCAACGTCGCGAGCAGACCCAGCACGATGACCCACGTGACGGTGAACCACCCCGCGGCGCCGCGGTGCATCAGGTCGTCGAACAGCAGGAATCCCGGCACCAGGATCGCGAGGAACGTCGGGACGAGGCTCGCGCTGTGCAGCACGATCTGACCCGTGACGTAGCCGACCAGCCCACGCGGGACCGCCGTCGCCCGCAACAACGTGCCGTCCTCGCGCTCCATCGCCAGCGCATAGGCCGGCCCGATCACCATGCTGAAGGCGATCAGGCCGCCGAGGATGCTGGGCATGGCGTAGGTGGGCAGGAACAGTCCGGTGCCCTCGAGCTCGTTGTCCCGGTTGAACCACAGAAACGTCAGGATCCCGAGCGCCATCACGAGGTAGAACCCCTGGTCCTGGGGGCTCTTGAGACTCAGCAGGAACTCGTGCCAGCCGCGCCTGGCCCCGACCCGCACGGCGTGCACGTTGCGGTTCACCTGGCCACCTCCGGGCCGGCGGCAGCCGCCGGCGTCGCCGCGAACCCGCCGACGCCGGGCATGGTGCGGCCGGTCTCGTGTTGCTGCACCAACGTGATGTAGGTGTCCTCGAGGCTCGCGCGTCGAACCTCGAGATCGACGACGTCGTCGTGGTCGCGCAGCAGCGCACGGACGAAGGCGGTGGCGTCGGACGTGGCGTGGACGAAGTGGTCCCCGTCCCGGCTCCAGCGCACCTGCGCCTCGCCGGCGACCTGCCGGGCGAGCTCGTCGGCGCTGCCGTCGGCGACGATGCGCCCCGCTGCGAGAACCAGGATCCGGTCGGCCAACTTCTCGGCCTCGTCGAGGTCGTGCGTGGTGAGCAGCACCGTCGTGTCCTCGAAGTCGGTCAGTCGGTGCACCAGGTCGTGGAACTCGCGTCGGGCGTGCGGGTCGAACCCGGCGGTCGGCTCGTCGAGGAACAGCAGCTCCGGTCGACCGATGATGCCGATCGCCACGTCGAGGCGTCGGCGCTGACCACCGGACAGCGTCAGGATCTTCTGGTCGGCATGCCCGACGAGCCCCACCAGACCGATCAGCTCGTCGACGTCGCGTGGGCGCGGCCGTTCGGCGGTCGCATAGGGCGTGTAGTAGTTCCCCAGGTGCCGGAGCAGGTCGCGAGGCGTCCACCGCGCGTGGTCGCGCCACGACTGCAGGACGACCCCGGTGCGTGCCCGCCAGTCCTCGTCGCCGTCGGCGGGATCCGAGCCGAGGACCTCGACGTCACCCGCCGACCGCTGCCGGAACCCCTCGAGGATCTCGATCGTCGTGGTCTTTCCGGCGCCATTGGGCCCGAGCAGGGTCACCACCTCCCCGCGGTGCACCTCGAACGTGACGCCATCGAGAACATCGGTGTCGCCGTACCGCATCCGCAGATCGCGTACCCGCACGACCACGTTTCCAGCCGACGTCTGCTGCCCGGTGTCCACCATGCCCTCCGCAGGCCGCAGATAGTAGACCTACTGCCAACATAGCAGTCCTGCTACATCATGGGAGGGATCCTGGACGCGCGGGAAGCGGACATGGCCGCCGGAAGCCGCCGTCGGGCAACGCCGCTCGCCGCCGCTGCGGCGAGAAACGCGATCGCAACGGCGGTCCACGCCGTGGCGTATCCCACGCGTCCGGCGAGCGCGCCGAAGACCAGTGGGCCCAGGGCTCCTCCGCCGCCCAGCCCGCTGAGCACGATTCCGGCGGCCGCAGCCGGCGCCGCCGGGTGGGCCCGCACCGCCGCCAGGAAGGCCAGCCCGGTCCAGCCCCAGCCGGCCCCGAGCAGCACGACCGCCGCCACGCCGCCGACGATCGCAGGTGAAGGGAGCGCGAGCGCAACCGCCGCTCCGCCGCCGAGCAGGCACAGCAACGAGACCGCCAGCGTCGGCGATGCGCTCGGCCGGTCGGCCCAGCGGCCCAGCGTGAGCCGCGCGGCGATGCTGGCGACGCTGGCGACGGACAGCGTGAGCCCGGCGGCGGCCACGCCGAAGCCGCGATCGGCCAGCGCCGGCACGAGGAAGGTCGCAGCGGCGGTGGCGGCGCCGGCCCCGAGACCCGCCGCCACGGCGAACAGCAGCATCGCCGCCGGTACGACCCCGCCGGAGGGGTCCCCGACCGGCGTCGGCGCGTCAGCGAGCCCGGCGGATCTCGCCGAGAGGGACCGATCGCGCGGCAGACAGACGGCGACCACCACGGCGACCCCGAGCGTTGCGACGAACGCCGCCCGCCAGCCGACGAAGGCGGCCACGGTCGGGACCGAAAGGCCCGCCAGCAGCGATGCCGCCGGGACGCTCGCCTCCTTGATCCCGAACGCGCTGCCGTGCCGCTCCGCAACGATGCGGTCCACGAACGCGCGTGCCGCGCCGGTGTCCACCAACCCGACGGCGACGCCGACGAAGGCGAGCGGCAGCGCGAGCTGCCACCACCGCTGCGCGAGCGTGCCGGTCACGGCCGCGAGCACACCGGCCAGCAGCACCCCCGAACGCAGGGCGACGGCCGCCCCGAACCGTTCCGCGAACCGACCGGCGAGCGGCGCGGTGACGGCTGCCGTGAGGAACAGCAATGTCACGGCCGCACCGACGCCGGTCTCGTCGATGCCGAGGTCGCGGCGCAGGTGGTCGCTGAGCGCCCCGAGCAGGAAGACGGGCAGGACCGCGGCGGTCAGCGCTGCCGAGGCGGTGGCCGTGGTCCGCAGCAGCGGCACCGCCGGCGCTCGGGACGGGGCGGGGGCGCTCATACGGTTCTGGTCGCTCGGATCTCGGGTCCTCTCGGGTCGGTGCCAACGTACGCTCACGGCGTGGACGTGCGATCCAGGACTTCGTGCATGACGGCGTTCCGGCCCCTGGCGGACGAGGATCTTCCGCTGCTGCACCGGTGGCTGAACGAGCCGGGTGTCGTGCGCTGGTGGGAGAACGACGACGTGTCGTGGGACGCCGTGGTGCGGGACTACGGCTCTGCGGCGACCGACCCCGTCGAGCACTGGTTGGCCCTCGAGGACGGCGAACCGGTCGCATGGATCCAGTGCTATGCCGCGGCCGACTTCGCCGACGAGGAGGAGACCAGGCAATGGTTCGCGCTGGGCGTCGAGCGAACGGCGGCCGGCATCGATTACCTCGTCGGCGACCCGGCCCGTCGCGGCCGCGGCCTCGGCTCGACGGTGATCCGCGCGTTCGTCGACGACGTCGTCTTCGGACGCCACCCGCACTGGACGCACGTGTGCGCCTCGCCGCTGGCCGCCAATGTGGCGTCCTGGCGGGCGCTGGAGAAGGCCGGCTTCGCGTTCGTCGGCACCTTCGGAAGCGCCTTCGGCCCGTGCCGGCTGCTGGTGTCGGAGCGACCCACGGCGGACCTGCACGACCGATGAGTTCCGCCGCCGGCCGTCGTCCACCTCGACACCTACGCGGAAACACGATCCGCCCGACGAAGGAGCGCCCCATGCGACCCCAGATCGTGCCCAACCTGTGGTTCGACACCGAGGCCGAGGAAGCCGCGAACTTCTACGTCTCGTTGTTCCCCGACTCCCGTGTCGCCAAGGTGATGCGCTACACCGAGGCCGGCCCCGGTGAGCCGGGGACCGTGGTCACGGTCGAGTTCGAACTCGCCGGCCAGCCGTTCGTCGCCATCAACGGCGGCCCGCAGTTCCCGTTCACCGAGGCCGTGTCGTTTCTGATCCCGTGCCAGGACCAGGCCGAGGTCGACCACTACTGGGACGCACTGATCGAGGGCGGCGAATCCTTGCAGTGCGGTTGGCTCAAGGACCGCTACGGCCTGTCCTGGCAGGTGGTGCCCACCGTGCTGGACCGGCTGCTCGACGACCCCGACCCCGAGCGCGCCCGGCGCGCCACCGAGGCCATGCTCGGCATGGTCAAGCTCGACGTCGAGGCGCTGCAGGCGGCCGCCGACGGCGTCCCGGCCTGATCGACCCGGACACGGTCGACGACCCGAGGTTGCCACCCGTCACCAGTCGTTGGTGTGCTGACCGGGGTCGAGGCCGTAGAAGAGGTGGTCGAACACCTGTCGGACGTGGCGCTGGTGTCGTCGCCGGTCCTCCTCGAGCTCCTGCCAGGCGCCGCGGGGGTAGCCCATCGAGCGGGCGAGCAGCTCCAGCAGCTGCGGGTTGACGGGCACGACGTCCACGTCACGCTGCCGGAGCAGATACAGCCGGTTGCGCATCTGGGCCAGGAACCGGTAGCCCTCGCGCAGCCGGTTGGCGTCGGCGTGGTCGATCAGGCTCGCGTCCTGCGCGCCGTCGAGCGCCACCATCGTCGACGGGGTGCGCACCGCGGTCTCGCGGACGCCGTGCTGCAGCTGCAGCAGCTGCACCACCCATTCGACGTCGGACAGACCACCGGGACCGAGCTTGAGGTGGCGCTCCGGCTCGACCCGTCGAGGCACGCGTTCCTTCTCGATCCGGGCCTTCATGCGTCGGATGCGCTGCGCGTCCCGCTCACCGAAGTGTTCCGGGTAGGCCAGTTCGCGGGCGGCATCCACGAGGCGCTTTCCGAGGTCCCGGTCGCCGGCCACGATCCGGGCCTTGAGCAGCGCCTGCGACTCCCAGGGCTCGGACCAACGGCCCCAATACTTGAGGTAGGAGGCGTAGGAGCGCGACAGCGGGCCGCTGCGTCCCTCCGGACGCAGGTCGGCGTCGACCTCGAACGCGGTCCCCTCCGCCGTGATGTCGGAGAGCGATCGCATCACGTTGCCCGCGATGGCCAGTGCGAGCTTGTTGGCGTCCTGTTCGTCGGCGCCATCGGCAGCCTCGTGGACGAACAGCACGTCGAGGTCGGAGACGTAGTTGAGCTCGCGGCCGCCGAGCTTGCCCATGCCGATGATCGCCAACGACACCGGCAGGTCGTCCGGCGAGTCCAGTCCGCGCTCACGGGCCTGTCGTCGCAGCTCTGCCCGCAGCGCACCGGTCAGACACGCCTCGCCGAGCGCCGTCAGTTCGTCGCCCACGCCCGACACGGTGGTCGCCTCGGCGAGGTCGCGGAGCACGATCCGCAGCAGTTCGAGCCGCTTGAAGCGGCGCAGCGCCGCCGTGGTGTCCTGCCAGTGCAACCGACCCATCGCCATCCGCACGAGGTCGTCGCGGGTGCGGGGTCGGTCGCGCAGGTGGTCGTCGCGCAACCAGTCGATGCCCTGCGGTTGGCTGACCAGCAGCTCGCCGGCGACCCGGCTGGTCCCGAGGACCCGCGCCAGCAGCTCGGAGGCGGGGGGATGGTCGCGGAGGTGGTCGAGCAGCTTGCCGGTGTCGCCCTGCACGTCGACGAGTTCGCGGAAGCTCTTCAGGCCGGTGTCGGGATCGGGCGTGTCCTGGAGCAGGCTCAGGATCGCCGGCAGCACGGCCCGCATGGTGCGCGCCCGGCGGGTGACGCCGAGGGTCATGGCCCGGACGTGACGCAGCGCCGCCTTGCCGTCGCGGAAGCCCAGCGCCTCCAGCCGTTCACGGGCGGCCTCGTCACCCATCCGCCGCGCCTCGACCGGCACCGACAGCCCGGCCGCGTCTGCCGGCAGCGTGGCGTAGGTCTCCAGCAGCGGCCGGTAGAACAGCTTGGCGTGCAGCTCACGGACGCGGGTCTGCACCCCGTTGAGATCGCGCAGGAACGCCGTACGCGCCGGCTCGTCCCCGTCCGAGCGATAACCCATCGCCCGTGCCAGCCACTCCTGGCGTTCGGCGTCGTCGGGAATGGTGTGGGTGCGCCGCTCGTGCGCCAACTGCAACCGGTGCTCCACCGTCCGCAGCATCCGGTAGGCGTCCGCGAACGCCTCGGCGTCCTCCTCGGCGACGTAGCCGTTGCGGTGCAGCGCCCGCAGGGTCGGCAACGTGCCGGGGTCGCGCAGGGACCGGTCGCCACGTCCGTGCACGAGTTGGAGCAGTTGGACGGCGAACTCGATGTCACGCAGCCCGCCCGGGCCGAGCTTCAGCTGGCGTTCGCCGTGGCGAACCACCTCGGGCTTCGCCTCGATGCGCGACTTCATCTGCCGGATCTCGGCCACGACGTCGGCGTCCAGGCGATCCGGCCACACGAACGGCTCGGCGCGGGCGAGCAGCTCGTCACCGAGCGCCTTGTCACCGGCGACCGGCCTGGCCTTGAGCAGCGCCTGGAACTCCCATGTCTTGGCCCACCGTTCCCAGTAGGCGACGAACGACTCGACGGGACGTGACAGCGGCCCCGAGCGGCCTTCCGGACGCAACGTCGGGTCGACCTCGTACGCCCGGCCCATCGTGGTCGAGGCGTTGAGCAGCTCGAGACACCGGGTGAAGACCTGCTTCGCCTCGCGGGCGGCCCGTTCGGCCGCATCCGGCGCGTCCGGGTCGACCGGGGCGTGCACGAACACGACGTCCACGTCGGAGACGTAGTTCAGCTCCCGGCCGCCGAGCTTGCCCATGCCGATGACGGCGAGCCGCGCACACGGCTGGTCCCCACCGATCTCCTGCTGGACCGCGCGGACGGTGCCGTCCAGGACCGCTTCCGCCAGTCGGGCCAGCTCGGCTGCGACCTCCTCGACGTTGGCGATGCCGGTGAGGTCACGCGCGGCGATGTCCGCCGTCGCACCGCGGCGGATACTGGCGACGGCGGCGGCCTGCCGGACCTGGTCGTCGTCGGCGAGGATCGCTTCGGCGACGCGGCCGGAGACGGTCTCCACCTCGATCGTCTCGAGGGTGCGCAGCGCGTGGACGGCATCGGGGTGCTGGCCGAGCAGGTTGCCCAGCGGGCGGGACACGCCGGCGACCGCGACCAGCCGCGCCAGCCAGTCACCGTCCGCACAGACCTCTTGCCACACCTCGGGGTGCTCGGCGGCGAGATCGGTCAGGCAGGTCAGGGCGGCCGAGGGATCGGCGGCGCGCGAGAGCACGGCCAGCAGGTCCTGGTCGACCTGGTCGGCGTCGAGGAGCCCGGCTTCGTGCAGCCGCGCCTGGGCCCGGTCGGGATCCAGCCCGGCTGCGGCGAGCCGGGCCCGGACAGAGCGGCGTGGGCTGGCCACTACAGCAGCGGCAGGTAGCGCTCGAGCTCGAACGTGGTCACGTGGGCCTGGTACTCGTCCCACTCCCGGCGCTTGTTGTTGAGGAAGAACGCGAACAGGTGCTCGCCGAGCGTGTTGGCGACCAGCTCCGAGTTCTCCATGATCGACAGCGCCTCGCCCAGGCTGGCCGGGAGCCGTTCGATGCCCGACGCCGCGCGTTCGGCGGCCGTCAGCTCGAAGGCGTTGTCCTCGGACTCCTCGGGCAGTTCGTAGCCCTCCTCGATGCCCTTCAGGCCCGCCGAGAGGATCAGCGCGAACGCGAGGTAGGGGTTGGTGGCCGGATCGGGGGCGCGGTACTCGATGCGCGTCGAGGCGCCCTTGCGCGGCTTGTACATCGGGATGCGGATCAGCGAACTGCGGTTGGAATGGCCCCAGGTGACGAAGATCGGGGCCTCACCCGACGGCTGGGGCCCGTGCAGGCGTGCGGTCAGACGCTTGTAGGAGTTGACCCACTGGTTGGTGACCGCCGTGATCTCGCGGGCGTGGCGCAGCAGCCCGGCCGTGAACGCCCGGGCGGTCGGCGAGAGGTGGTAGGGATCGCCCGCCGAGTGGAAGGCGTTGTTGTCGCCCTCGAACAGTGACAGGTGCAGGTGCATGGCGTTGCCCCACTCACCCTCGATGGGCTTGGGCATGAAGGTGGCGTAGATCCCCCGCTGCAGTGCCGTCTCCTTGACGACGAGACGGAACGTCATGACGTTGTCGGCCATCGTGAGCGCGTCGGCGTAGCGCAGGTCGATCTCGTGTTGGGACGGCGCCACCTCGTGGTGGGAGAACTCGACCGAGATCCCCATCTTCTCCAGCGTGTTGATCGTCTGGCGCCGGAAGTCCTGCTGCACGTCCAGCGGCGTCATGTCGAAGTAGCCGCCGTTGTCCAGCGGGGTGGGGTCGTCTGCGCCCTCGAAGAGGAAGAACTCCATCTCGGGGTGGACGTAGAACGTGAAGCCCATCTCGGCCGCACGTTCCAGGGTGCGCTTGAGCACGTAGCGCGGGTCGGCGGCGAAGGGCTGGCCGTCGGGGGTGAGGATGTCGCAGAACATCCGGGCGACGCCCTGGGACTCGGGCCGCCACGGCAGGATCTGGAACGTCGACGCGTCCGGGACGACCAGCATGTCGGCCTCCTGGACGCGCGTGAACCCCTCGATCGACGACCCGTCGAAGCCGATGCCCTCGGTGAAGGCGTTCTCGAGTTCTGCGGCCGTGATGGCGACCGACTTCAAGAATCCCTGGACGTCGGTGAACCACAACCGGATGAAGCGGACGTCGCGCTCCTCGACCGTGCGGAGGACGTACTCCTGCTGCTTGTCCATGGCGCTGGTCCTCCCGAAAGTCGCGCGCGGACGAGCCTGCCGCGGGCGTCGCCGCAGCGTAGTGACTTCCCTGTTGCGCCCGTGTTTCGTCCTCGGGGCCGTCGGCCATGGGCAGCCGTGCCGGCCGTGACGTCGAGGGCGCCCGCGGCATCAGTCGGACAGGCGACGACGCAGCCGGGGCAGGACGACCGCCCCCCAGGCCGCGCTGCACCCGATCGCGCCCAGCGCGAACCCCGCTGCCTCGCCGGGCCTGGACGCCCACCACGCCCGGGCCGCCCACCCGGTCGGGACGAGGGCGAACGCCCACGCCGAGGGGTGATCGACGAACCACCACGCCAAGGGCAGGTAGAGCGGCAGCGCGACCACCTTCATCAGCGCCATCCCCGCGACCCGGTCCCGGACGAGGGCAGCGAGCAGGAGCGCGGGAACGAGCGAGGCAGCGGCACTCGCGACGGCCGTCGCCACGACCCCGGGAGTGCCCGCACTGTGCCGTGCGCCCGCGAGCGGCAGGGCGACCATCAGGGCAGCGGCGGTCAGCACGGCGGCGGCGGTCAACCGATAGGCGACCAGCGTCGACAGTCCGGCCCGGGTCACCGCGACCGCGGGCAGGACGCCGGCATCGCGGTCCTCGAGGAATAGCATGCCGGTGATCGCGCCGGCCATGACCGGGGTGTGGAAGACGAGGACCAGTGCCCACAGCACCGGCAGGTGGGCAACGAGGTCCACGCCGAGCCGGGACTCGAGCCAACCGTTCCCCGGCCCGGCCGCCAGCCGGAGGAGC from Egicoccus sp. AB-alg6-2 harbors:
- a CDS encoding MFS transporter; the protein is MSAPAPSRAPAVPLLRTTATASAALTAAVLPVFLLGALSDHLRRDLGIDETGVGAAVTLLFLTAAVTAPLAGRFAERFGAAVALRSGVLLAGVLAAVTGTLAQRWWQLALPLAFVGVAVGLVDTGAARAFVDRIVAERHGSAFGIKEASVPAASLLAGLSVPTVAAFVGWRAAFVATLGVAVVVAVCLPRDRSLSARSAGLADAPTPVGDPSGGVVPAAMLLFAVAAGLGAGAATAAATFLVPALADRGFGVAAAGLTLSVASVASIAARLTLGRWADRPSASPTLAVSLLCLLGGGAAVALALPSPAIVGGVAAVVLLGAGWGWTGLAFLAAVRAHPAAPAAAAGIVLSGLGGGGALGPLVFGALAGRVGYATAWTAVAIAFLAAAAASGVARRRLPAAMSASRASRIPPMM
- a CDS encoding GNAT family N-acetyltransferase, whose translation is MTAFRPLADEDLPLLHRWLNEPGVVRWWENDDVSWDAVVRDYGSAATDPVEHWLALEDGEPVAWIQCYAAADFADEEETRQWFALGVERTAAGIDYLVGDPARRGRGLGSTVIRAFVDDVVFGRHPHWTHVCASPLAANVASWRALEKAGFAFVGTFGSAFGPCRLLVSERPTADLHDR
- a CDS encoding ABC transporter permease, which codes for MNRNVHAVRVGARRGWHEFLLSLKSPQDQGFYLVMALGILTFLWFNRDNELEGTGLFLPTYAMPSILGGLIAFSMVIGPAYALAMEREDGTLLRATAVPRGLVGYVTGQIVLHSASLVPTFLAILVPGFLLFDDLMHRGAAGWFTVTWVIVLGLLATLPLGVIIGSLVPGVQKVGTWGILPVLVLVAISGIFFPVQALWGWVRTIAHVFPIYWLGLGMRSAFLPDGALVMEAGASWRSWQTVAVLSAWAVAGSVVAPKVLRRMAQRQSGSAVAAAREQAGQWVR
- a CDS encoding VOC family protein, with amino-acid sequence MRPQIVPNLWFDTEAEEAANFYVSLFPDSRVAKVMRYTEAGPGEPGTVVTVEFELAGQPFVAINGGPQFPFTEAVSFLIPCQDQAEVDHYWDALIEGGESLQCGWLKDRYGLSWQVVPTVLDRLLDDPDPERARRATEAMLGMVKLDVEALQAAADGVPA
- a CDS encoding bifunctional [glutamine synthetase] adenylyltransferase/[glutamine synthetase]-adenylyl-L-tyrosine phosphorylase; this translates as MASPRRSVRARLAAAGLDPDRAQARLHEAGLLDADQVDQDLLAVLSRAADPSAALTCLTDLAAEHPEVWQEVCADGDWLARLVAVAGVSRPLGNLLGQHPDAVHALRTLETIEVETVSGRVAEAILADDDQVRQAAAVASIRRGATADIAARDLTGIANVEEVAAELARLAEAVLDGTVRAVQQEIGGDQPCARLAVIGMGKLGGRELNYVSDVDVVFVHAPVDPDAPDAAERAAREAKQVFTRCLELLNASTTMGRAYEVDPTLRPEGRSGPLSRPVESFVAYWERWAKTWEFQALLKARPVAGDKALGDELLARAEPFVWPDRLDADVVAEIRQMKSRIEAKPEVVRHGERQLKLGPGGLRDIEFAVQLLQLVHGRGDRSLRDPGTLPTLRALHRNGYVAEEDAEAFADAYRMLRTVEHRLQLAHERRTHTIPDDAERQEWLARAMGYRSDGDEPARTAFLRDLNGVQTRVRELHAKLFYRPLLETYATLPADAAGLSVPVEARRMGDEAARERLEALGFRDGKAALRHVRAMTLGVTRRARTMRAVLPAILSLLQDTPDPDTGLKSFRELVDVQGDTGKLLDHLRDHPPASELLARVLGTSRVAGELLVSQPQGIDWLRDDHLRDRPRTRDDLVRMAMGRLHWQDTTAALRRFKRLELLRIVLRDLAEATTVSGVGDELTALGEACLTGALRAELRRQARERGLDSPDDLPVSLAIIGMGKLGGRELNYVSDLDVLFVHEAADGADEQDANKLALAIAGNVMRSLSDITAEGTAFEVDADLRPEGRSGPLSRSYASYLKYWGRWSEPWESQALLKARIVAGDRDLGKRLVDAARELAYPEHFGERDAQRIRRMKARIEKERVPRRVEPERHLKLGPGGLSDVEWVVQLLQLQHGVRETAVRTPSTMVALDGAQDASLIDHADANRLREGYRFLAQMRNRLYLLRQRDVDVVPVNPQLLELLARSMGYPRGAWQELEEDRRRHQRHVRQVFDHLFYGLDPGQHTNDW
- a CDS encoding O-succinylhomoserine sulfhydrylase; translated protein: MSDEQGAPPPDGWRPDTVAVRGGTQRSAFGETSEAMFLTSGYVYGSAAEAAAAFAGDVDRYIYSRLGNPTVAMFEERLRLLEGAEDAWATASGMSAVFNALAASLRAGDRVVASRALFGSCFQVLDAILPRWGIQTDFVDGADLAQWEQALSTPAQAVFFETPSNPTQELVDIARVSELAHAAGARVIVDNVFATPILQRPLEQGADVVVYSTTKHLDGHGRTLGGAILGSSEFVQEQLKPLMRHTGPTMSPFNAWVVLKSLETLRLRVERQTATAQHLAAWLQDHPAVDTVRYPMLASHPQHQLARTQMSGGGSIVTFWVPGGTERAFAVIDALNLLDISNNLGDAKSLVTHPASTTHHRIGPEVRAAMGVTDGVIRISVGLEDPADLQADLEQALAR
- a CDS encoding helix-turn-helix transcriptional regulator → MSDGVHNRIALLRAEQGVSRRELADALGVHYQTVGYLERGEYNPSLHLALRIAEFFGVPVEAVFSTQPFPRVTDQARPA
- a CDS encoding hemolysin III family protein; the protein is MLGPRPRLRGWIHGAAAPAAVVTAAMLWQAASPGLPRVSIAVFGVFLVGLYLVSSVYHVPPWPEKVRTWLARVDVAMIQLFIAASFTPFAVHALGGAWRTWSLVVAWSIAIVGAGVAISPAKGPRWLTVAAYASFGSLAAIPLLRVAGVLSPAGLALVVAGGLIYVGGGVIYARQGPNPWPAWFGFHEVFHVMVVVASGLHVVAIWRYAIPLA
- a CDS encoding ABC transporter ATP-binding protein; its protein translation is MVDTGQQTSAGNVVVRVRDLRMRYGDTDVLDGVTFEVHRGEVVTLLGPNGAGKTTTIEILEGFRQRSAGDVEVLGSDPADGDEDWRARTGVVLQSWRDHARWTPRDLLRHLGNYYTPYATAERPRPRDVDELIGLVGLVGHADQKILTLSGGQRRRLDVAIGIIGRPELLFLDEPTAGFDPHARREFHDLVHRLTDFEDTTVLLTTHDLDEAEKLADRILVLAAGRIVADGSADELARQVAGEAQVRWSRDGDHFVHATSDATAFVRALLRDHDDVVDLEVRRASLEDTYITLVQQHETGRTMPGVGGFAATPAAAAGPEVAR